One stretch of Rhizophagus irregularis chromosome 6, complete sequence DNA includes these proteins:
- a CDS encoding Splicing factor 3B subunit 4, with amino-acid sequence MNQIKLYGEPIRVNKATSDKKNLDVDASLFIRNLDPGVGEKMLYDTFSRFRCYRTDSQDYLDCMRSRYW; translated from the exons atgaatcaaaTCAAGCTGTATGGGGAGCCTATTCGTGTCAATAAA GCAACTTCTgacaaaaagaatttggacGTAGACGCTTCATTATTTATAAGGAATTTGGATCCTGGTGTCGGTGAAAAAATGTTGTACGATACGTTCAGTCGCTTTCGGTGTTATCGTACAGACTCTCAAG attatttagatTGCATGAGATCCCGATACTGGTAG